In Drosophila sechellia strain sech25 unplaced genomic scaffold, ASM438219v1 Y_23, whole genome shotgun sequence, the sequence TATTTGAGATCCAGAcgagaaaaatatttcgctccTCTCAGTTTGGTCATAAACGTTTCGAAGATAGGCAATGGATAGTTCTCCCTTAAAATTGCTTTATTGGCTAGTCTCATGTCTATACAGATGCGGAGATCCCCGTTTTCTTTGAATGTCATGACCATTGGTGAGATCCATTGAGAATGTCCTATTACTGGTTCAATGATATCGAGGGCTAACGCTTCCTCCAGTTTTCCAATAACTTTCTCTTCCAACGCTATTGGAATCCGCCTCATCGGTTGTTGAACTGGTTTGATGTCTGGGTCAATGGATAGTTTAACTGGCAATCCTTTCCATTTTGGAAATGGAGATACGCTCTCTATACTGTGGACTCCCAAACGAGTCGTAATACTTGTAGCTTTATCGCCGTTTCCTTGCCCAGTAGtgattgttttccttttttaattacaaaaaaaaatggagcAATTACCTCCGGGTTAGATCCAATGGATACAGGTGCATCAAAACAACAGATTATTTGCAGTAATTCGTCTGAAGCATATGCTCTAAAATGATTCGAGCAGTCCCATTGGACGTTGAAAATTGTTGCTTTCTTATCTTGTAGAATTGACCAATCCTCCGGACTTATGAGATTGAAACGTGATCCTGAGTCGATGATGAAAGGCATTTCTTGGCCACCCACTTGGCATTTGATTACTTCGTCTTCGTCGTCACTTAGAATTTTAAAACAGTTATTTGCCGGTTTCTTATCATCCCCTTCATTTACCAGGTTCACGTTTGAGCGTTGTCGTTTTGTTGCATTGCTGTTGTTCTGGTTTCCTGGTCGCTTTAAATTGGTTCGGCACTTGTTTGCAAAGTGCCCGAACCGTGTGCATTTATTGCATTGTTGTTTTAAGGCTGGACAATTGGGGCTATTATGGTTGTGGCCTTTTCGACCACATCTGCTGCACTCCCACTGCATGCTGGACGATTTTGTATTCGTTTGTATTCTGTTTATTCCCTCCAGATTCAGCTGTGGTCGCATTATCTCGGACTCTTTGTTGATTTCTTCCTCCATTTGGCAGAGATTTATTATCTCCGATAAATTGTACTCTTTTTCCAGAAGTTTCCGTTTTAGGCTTATGTTGGCGCAGCTATCGAAGATCTTATCCTTTAAACAGATCTCCTCGATTTCGACTTTAGTGGATCCAAAATCGCATTTTTGAATTTGGTATCTCAGCCTCAATACAAACTTCGCAAATGTCTCCCCCTCTGCAGGAGAAAGGTTCCTAAATAAATGTCTCTCGAAACTTGAGTTCTCCATGCGACGACGTGTAGGTGTAGCTGGCGATGTGCGGGCCGTGTTTGTCGAAATGGTTGCGTGGGGTAGTGGAGTGGGTGTTGCTGAGGCTGTGGTTACAAAGGGTGCAACCAAATAAGGTCGGGCCTTCAGTGCCGCAATTGCTGCAGCCGATGTGGAAGCAATTGATGAGATGATAGCCAAAGTTGCCACCGATGCCGAAGATTCTATATAGCCCCTGCCAACTTCTCCGTCTGCTGTTACTGCCGGTGATCCACCTTTTAGTGCTGTTGCTCTTGTTCCTTTTCCTGTTCCGGTTCCTGCTAGAGCTCCCCCTCCATCTACTGTTGCTGGCTGTGTTGCACGCAGCTAACAAGCAGGTTGCATCGTAACTTATCTAAGCCACGGATGCTGCAGACACTCCGCTGCGGTGGCACGCTTGTTCGGATCGAGCTCGAGCATGGGCTTAAGGAAGCGAATGACGCCGCATCCTTTTGCGACCACTCGTACTTCTCCAGAAGAACGTCCATTAGGCCCAGGGCTTAAGGCCCGAGATATTTCGTAGCTCGCAGGAACGGGTAAACGACTTCGCCGCATAGGTGCCGTTTAACAAAATGTTCCGCGGTATTGGACCCAGTAGCTCGATGATGTGGGCCAAATGGTCCTCGTTGCGGGTGTACGATGCGCCGGAGTGTGGCTCAAAAAGATAGTCACCGGTGGCCAGTTCGAATACCATGCATGCAGTGCTACAGATATCCGCCGAGGTGTTATAGCCCGCACCGATAATAACTTCTAGTGACCGATATTGACGCGGTTGAATGGCCTCGGTCAAGTGATGATCAACCCAACAAGCGTTTCCCAGATCGGCGATCTTTACGTTGACTTTGCATTCCTCTAACGCCGGATCCTGTTTAGCCGTGTCCTTTGCTTGCGGCGGCGGAGAAGGTGTTGGCAGCGTTGGATTCGAATGCGGTCCATTCGTAGCCGAAGATGTATTCTCCACGGAGGGTGAGCGCACATGAGGCTCGTCCACGCACAGGAGGACATTCTCGGGCTTTATGTCCGTGTGGATGATCTGGCAACACGTGTGAAGATAGTCAAGACGGAGTCGATGacggagagtccgggcaagtggcgtccgcccggtctagttagccttacccgggtactgcggaccttttatttctctgcaactaGTGGGTACTATGAGCAATAGaccaaataatattaaaataccGTGCTgaaagttgtaaagttgtaaataaaaagttgTGAAATTTCGCAAGTTTGTTGGCGTCGGTCGGAAATTTCTAGAAGCGCGCGAATACGAAATTCGAAATACGAAATCTGCAGTCAGAGTTGGTGAGCACATATGAGCGACTTAAAAATGCCCTAATTGGCGAATTTAAGCGCGCGTCGAAATGTGCCGATGTACATGTACAAAGTTGACGcacaggaagaagaagagcgaCGAAAGCATGCACGAATACATGCTAACAATGAAAAAAATTGCAGCGCTTGGACAAGTCGATGTTGAGTCTATTATCGCTTATATAGTTGACGGACTGGATATTAAAAGCGAGTTCAAATTTGCATTGTACGGCAGAAAATCAACTGTTGGAAAATATGAGTTGTACGAGAGCAAGTGTGTTATCGAAAAACCGCAAAAGCAATACAGTGGTGGCAGAAAAAACTGCgcattattatatatataaatatataataatgctatataaatataaaataatgcTACAACTGCGGCTCTATTGAACACATGAGAAAAGACTGCAAGGcagaaacaaaatgttttaaatgtgCAGGCAGCGGTCATATATCTTCAAAATGTCCCTTTATAAATGCGTCAGCGCGGCCGGAATGCGCTGAATCAAAAGAGCTAAGTATGTACAATATTGTTGAGACTGGTAGTAACATAGATGCTTCTCCACAGTACAAGCCGATGATCGAGTCAATGATAGCTGAGTACAAGCCAGCAGAAACAACGCTGAATGCCCGGTGTCGATGAAGATCCTCCCCGCTAGAGGAGCGTACAAAACCATTTCGTCATCAACAAAACCGTCACTCAGCTATGGAATCCGAGTCGATTACAAAACAAGTTGACGCCTGGTTGCAGGATGGCATTGTGCGCAAACGCCGAGGAAGCAATGGCCGCCAAGGAGGAACTA encodes:
- the LOC116803430 gene encoding SRSF protein kinase 2-like yields the protein MYSCMLSSLFFFLCVNFVHIIHTDIKPENVLLCVDEPHVRSPSVENTSSATNGPHSNPTLPTPSPPPQAKDTAKQDPALEECKVNVKIADLGNACWVDHHLTEAIQPRQYRSLEVIIGAGYNTSADICSTACMVFELATGDYLFEPHSGASYTRNEDHLAHIIELLGPIPRNILLNGTYAAKSFTRSCELRNISGLKPWA